The Coraliomargarita sinensis genomic sequence GGCATCCGGATCGGACCACGAGCTTCGGAAGACAGCGACGGGGGTATGCCCCTCGCCCAGCCAGGCACGGGGAAGTGAGGCGGGCGCGGCATCGGTCGCTTTGTCCGGCCACCAGATGAGGGGGAGGATGCCGGGCCCCCGGGATCCTTCCCGGCTCAGGCGGCTTTGCAGTAATCCGCGCTGCTGGTAGAGCAGTTCCGGTTCCCCGAGCTCCCGGGCAAACCAAAACATGGCTGCCTGCAGGCTGGGGCCTTCCCGGCCGTCGCTGAAGTTGAAGAAGCGGCCGGTGGGGCCGGTCAATTGCACCTGGGCCCGCCCGCTGGGCAGAAATCCGGGCGTCTTTTCCATGTCCCAACTGGTGCCCAGCCCGGAGCGCACGGCATCGATCATCAGGCATTGATACACGGTGCCGTAGCCCCAATAGCCGGGACCTTCCGGATAGACGCCGTCCGGGGCATACACACTCAGGCCGTTCGGGATGCCCTCGCGGGCCGCCCGCAATATTTTTCGGGCGACCTCGGGCGATTCGTCCGCGACCGCGAGCGCCCCCATGGTCAGGCCGCCGAGGCAAACCTGGTTCCAGTTGATGTCACGGCTGGCCCACCAGGCGTCGTTGCGGATGGCCTGCACGGCCGGCGTCAGGCCGAGGCGGACGATGCCCTTGCGGATGGTTTCCCGCGCCGCTGCATCCAGATCGTTGTAGAGCCAATCGTAGCCGATAGCCAGAGCGGCGGTCATCTCCGCCACGTCGAGAAAGTGGGAGGGATTCCAGTCACTGAACTGAATCAGCTGCCGCATTTCTGCTTCGGCCCGCTCGGCGTAGCGCGGCTCGTCGGCGAGGTGGCGGGCCGTGGCCCAGATTGAGATTCGCCGAAAAGCTTCGCGCGAGACCGAGAGCAGGCGTCGTCCCTGTTTGCGGCGTTCCAGTGGCGGTGCCTCCAGAAGCTGGTCGGCTTCCACCAGCAACTGGGCGATGTATTGCGCGAGCAAGGGGTCGGTCTCCGCCTTGGCTTTCAGGGCCGGCCAATGATGGGCCTCGATCAGGACGCGGGGGTGCGTGGGCTTTAATGTCTTGAGGGGGTCCTCCGCCGGATAAGCGCTCAGACCCGATCCACAAAGGAGGAGCGTCAGCGTAATAATGGGAAATCGTGAAGTCAGTCTGAAAAGTTTCATGCCGTTGATTACAAAGCCGAAAAAAACGGCCTTCTTATCTGTCAGTCGATAGCTGCTTTTGTTTCCTGCAAGACGAAATCCGGCACGATCGGTTCCAGCGTAAACTGGGTGACGGGCGCGGCACTTTGCGCCAGCTTGTGACACCCCGACGGGCGACACCTCATCTCGACGGCCGGCAGGCCCACTCCGAATAAAGATTGCCTCAAACCCGCAAACTTTTTGCATCTGGAGCCATGCGCTCCTCCCGTCGGAAATTCCTCAAAGATTCGGCTCTCCTGACCTCGAGCGGACTACTGGCCGCGCGCTGGGTTCAGGCCGGGGAAGCGCCCGTTGGCCGAAAGCTCAAGCTCCGCTTCGCCATCGCCTCGGACCTGCACTACGGCCAGCAGGGCACCCCCTACGAGAAAATGACGGACGACCTGGTCGACTGGATCAACCTGGAAAAGCAGGGCAGGGGACTCGATCTGCTCTTTCTCAACGGTGACCTGACCAATGATTCCTCCCAGGCCCTGCTCGATTTGCGCGACAAGCATCTTTCCAAGCTCGACCTGCCCTATTACTGCATCAAAGGGAATCACGACTTTGTCGACGAGCAGCCCGGATCCCCCACCGAATCCTGGGAGGCGATTTGGGGCTATCCGTCCAACCATTGCATCACGGTGAACGGTTACACCTTCGTCATGGCCGATACCTCGGCCCCGCATCACGCCGGCACCTACCTGGCGGCCGACCGTCAATGGCTGGCGAAACAATTTGAGCAGCATCGTGACGCCCCGGCCATCTTCGCCCTGATCCATATCCAGCAACGCAAACACGGGGTGCAGGGCTGGCCGCGTCACGGGGTCTATGCCGAGGATCAGGTGGACAAAGCCGAGGCGGTCATGGACCTGCTCGAATCCACCCCGAATCTGCGTGGCGTTTTTCATGGCCACAACCACCTGAAGACCGGGATGTGGGTCTCCGGCGAGCAGCGTTATTTCTTCGACAGCCATGTCGGCGGCAGCTGGGGCGCGGCCAAAGGCTACCGCATCGTCGAGATCGACGAGGACCACCGCATGGGCACCTACCAGGTCAACGCCGAGCAGGGCGGTGAGCTGAACCGTAATTTATTGGTGTAGGGCAGCTTCCTTTGTGGCGTGCCCGCTTGTCGGGCGCCGTTGTGGTATCGAGCTTTTGTGAGCCTGTCGAATTGGTTTGGGGCGTCCGGCGAGCGGACACGCCACAGATTGATAATTCCTCGGAAAGCTAGGCAAGCTCTTCGATTAATTGGGAACAATTTATGGAAGTCGCCACCCATTCTGCGGGTGGGAACTCTCCCTGAACAAGGTGATTGGTAAATTCGGGGCGGTAGTTTTTGTTTCGAATCCAGCCTGGCCAGTTCTGGCGACAAGAGAGCAATTGTTTTCGATACGGGTTGAGGAAAATATATTTCGCGAAAGGTTCGAGTTCCTGCTCAGGTCGAACCCGGTGCTCATGGAAGTTACTTTGCCAGAGTTTGCTTTCTTTCAGCTTTTCCCTGACCTGCCGTTTGATCTTCGAAGCCGTTTGAGAAAGGGTTAGTCGATTTCCTAGCGTGAATAGTAGGTGGCAGTGGTCAGGCATCACGGTGGCGCAGTGCAAGGTGAGGTCTTTCTCCGAATGAGATCGCCTCAATGTCGTCCGAATGGCTTCAACGCTTTTCGTGGTATCAAGAACAGGTGTCCGTTCTCTTGTGCAGATTGTGAGGAAATACCGTGCATTCGGTATCGAGAGGCGTGCTTTTCGCAGCCGATCCGTGCCGACATGGTCCTTCCGACGCATATACCGAATCAATCCGTGGCGTGCTCGCTTGTCGAGCGCCCGTTGCGAAGTAGAAATAGCAGCGGATTTAGAAATGGATAGGGGCGTCCGACAAGCGGACACGCCACCTTTACTCCCAGGGCTTCATCGCCAACCAGCGCTCCAGCAGCTCCGGCCAGTCGGACGCATCGCCCCGTCCGGAGAGCCCGAAGCCGTGGCCGCCCCGGGACACCACCTGCAGCACGGCCGGAACGCCGTTTTCCGCACAGGCGCTGGCAAACGCCAGCGAGTTGCGCACCGGTACGGCCTTGTCGTCGGCCGCGTGGATCAGGAAGCAGGGCGGGGTCTTCTCCGTCACCCGGCGATAGGTGGCCAGCTCTTCGGCCAGGTCATCCGGATTCTCCGGACCGAGCAGGCGCCGCCGCGAGCCGCCGTGGCCCCAGGGCTGATCCATCCCGATGACCGGATACACTAGAATACCGAAGTCCGGACGGCAGGAGATCTTCTGCTCTGCGCCCTCGAGATCAAAGGTCTCGTCAAAAAGCGTCACACACATTGAGGCCAGATGCCCCCCGGCGGAGGAGCCCATCACTCCGATCTTGTCCGGGTCGATATTCCACTCTTTTGCTTTTTCACGGGTCAGGCGGATGGCCCGCCGCGCATCGAGGTAGGGGGCCGGGTAGTGAAAGCCGGCTTCATCCTTCCAACTGACCCGGTATTTCACCACCACGGCGGCGATCCCGCGCGCGTTCAGCCACTCGGCATAGTCATGCCCCTCGTGGCCCATGGCCAGGATGCTGTAGCCCCCGCCCGGAAAAATGACCACGGCCGCACCGTTGGCTTTGTCCGGATCGGCCGGATAGTACCAATAGGCGGGTTCGCTGGTGTCGGTGAAGCGACTCTGCTTCCCATCCGCGTCTTTGAAGGCTTCCCTCGGCCGGTATTCCTTCGCCCCGGCCGGTTTGATTTTTTCCTCGACCACCGGCGGATGCGGTGAGCCCGGCGCGCCGTCCGGCCAGAGCGGTTGCCAATCGGCGTGGGCAAGAAGACAAGAAACGAGGAAAAGACTGAGTGCGCCGCAGATGAATTTCATAAACTTAGCCTGTGTTTCCTCCTTCGCGAATCAAGGCCTATTGAGCGGGTTTGCGAAAAGGGGTAGGGTTTCGTGCTCGGTGAGGCCGCGCAGTCTTGGTGGGAGCGCTTGCCCATTCGCTGGCTGTTGCGACTCTTCGCTCTTAGCTACGCCGGTCGTGCGAAAAAGCCCGACGGGATGATGGCCTGACGTGGTCGGCCTGCCTCCATCCGTTTTTGCAGAAGGCTGTACCAAGACCGTACCAGGACCCTAGCTCAGAAGGTTCAGGGAATTGACACAAAAAAACCGCCCGAGTAGCAGACCCGGACGGCTTTGGGAAATTTTGTTCGATCAGAAACTAGCGGCGACGACGCAGCATGATCCAAGTCAGGCCGAGGAAGCCGGAAAGGAGTGCAAAGGCGGAAGGCTCAGGAACGGGAGCTACGTCGGCATAAGTTGTACCGAACCTTAACTCATCGAAGATCGTACCAGCATTTTGGCGGCTTCCAAGTGAGACGGTAGTCAAGTCTGCATTAGTGAAGGTGCCTGATGCGGTGCTAACTACGGCACCTTCTGTTGATAGATCAGAGCTGCTTGGTTGGTACAATTCCAAAATATCTGTGGCGGTGCCTTCAACGTCAACGTCCCATCTGATTTTGCCTACAATAAATATGGGAGTATCGACTGAAATGTCAGCAGAGTCAGTCCCTGAAACAAAGACGTTACCGTTAGTGCCTCCGGTGTAGGTCCCGGCAGTTCCTGACTTAAGATCAATGCCGAAACCGGTGCCAGAGTTGTTTATAGAACTACCGAACATCGAACCAATGCGATCGTTGGCGAGTGCAAATAGGTATTTCGGGTTTGTGCTCAACGAGTCAGTCTGGAAAGTAAAGCTAAACCACACTTCGGGGCTACCTGTCAAGGAGGCGGATATGGTATTATGGGCTATCGAGTCTGTTGTTGAATCGGTAATAATGGAGTTCCCTGAAGTGGCCAAACTGCCATATCCAAGGCTTCCGCTCTGCATAATATAATCTCCACCAGAATTCGACCAACTTCCCGATAGGCCGATGCCGTTGGTTGAAGTTGTGTCCAAATCATTTCCAACAGGGGTCTGTTCAAACGATTCTTCGACCAAAAGCGTTGCGGCAAGGGGGCTGGTTAAAATACCGAGGCCGATGGTAAGTAAGTAGTGTTTTTTCATGATTTACTTGGTAATGGTAGAGTTAGATAGAATATAATCGACTCCGGGTTTTTTAACCCGAGGAGCGTTTATCTTCCAGCATTAGGAAATGAGATGTTGAGGATGGCAATTAGAAAAAAAGATACGGACCTGTCCTTTTGTGGGTAAGCTCTTGAGAGGAGGTAAAAAGAACAACTGATGGGTTTGGTAGATTAATAAAAAATTTGTTCTATCAGGCAATATAATCAAGTTGTAATGTTTACAGACCTTGGACGCGAACGGCGTTGATCTCGTGGTTGACCGTTTTTATTATCCTCAAAACTCATTCGTCAACGAAGGCGCGCGCTTTTTCTTCGAGCGTTGTCAGTCTCGGGCGTGCGGAAATGCGATGGGTGTTAGAGGCATTCACACGAACAGACTAAATAACCGAGCTTAGGCCCTGCGAATTCTCTGGAGTTGTTTTGTTTAAGGGTCGTCAGCTTGTTCTTAACTATAAGATGAGCTCGCATGGCGGAGACCGTGCGGTCTTTTTTCGAGAGCACCCGCACAAGGCGGCGTCGAGCGAGCTCGAGCCCCACACGGACGATGCTCAACCGGGGTGCGCGCGTCCCAGCTGCTCCGTCTGCATTCGCGCCTCACACTATTCGTCGGCCTTCATTTCCGGGTCCACCAGAAACTTCGACCACTGGGGATGCAGGTGGGGCGGGTCTTTGTCGGCGACCGGCTTGCGTTTCGCCTCGGGCGCCAAAACGACTTTTTCCGCCATACGGTGCCATACGGCGGCCATTTGTGTCACCCTGTCCGGATGCTTGTCGGCGAGGTTCTCGGTCTCGCAGCGGTCTTCCGCGAGGTTATAGAGTTCCCAGGCCTTGGAGCGGAAGCTGACGAGCTTCCAGTCGCCGTCGCGCAGGCCGCGGTCCTTATCGAAGAGCAGGTGGATCGGCGGGCGTGAGGCGACCGCTTTCCCGTCGAGAATCGGTTTGAGGGAAATTCCGGAAACCGGGGTGAGTTCGCGGCCGGGCCAGCTTTTGGGGATCTCGGCACCGGCAATTTCGGCGAGGGTGGGGAGCACGTCGATCAGGTGGGCGGGCGTATCGTCGACGGTGCCCGGTTCCGTGGCGAGGCCGGCCGGCCAGTGGATGATGGCAGGCGTCGAAGCGCCGCCTTCGAATTGGTTTTGCTTGTAGAAGCGGAAGGGGGCGTTGCGGGCCCAGGCCCAGCCGGTGCTGTCGGTCCAGCGGGTGCGCGGGTCCCAGGGCATCAGATCCGGGCGGATATTGTGCCGGTCGTAGGGGCAGGCCCCGTTATCGGAGAAGAAGAGGATGAGCGTGTTGTCGAGTTCGCCGTTGGCCTCGAGGTCGGCCACCACCCGGCCGATTTCCTGGTCGACGCGGTCGATCATGGCGGCGTAGGTGGTCATGCGCTTCTCTTCCCAGTCCCGGATGTCACGGGACAGATTCTCCCAGGCGGGCAAGTGGACGGGGCGTTCGGGGGCCTTGAAGTCCCCGCCGAACAACTGCATTTCCTTCTGACGCGCGACTCGTGCGGCGTAGACTGCATCCCAGCCCTTGGCGTAGCGCCCTTCGTATTTTTTATAATCCTCCTTCAAGGCGTGGAGCGGCGCGTGGGGCGCGTTGAAGGCCATGTAGCAAAGCCAGGGCTGTTGCCGTTCGCGGGCCTCCTCGATGAACTTCAAGGCCCAGTCGGCGTTGGCCACGGTCGTGTAGAAATCCTTTTCCGGCACCTCCCATTTCTCGCCGTTCAGGCGGAAGGTGTCGTCGCCCTTGAAAAAGTGGGTGGCCCCGGAGAGGTGGCCCCAGTAGCGCTGAAAGCCGAAGTCCGTCGGCTCTTTCTTCAGGTGCCACTTCCCGGTCATGGTTGTGAAATAGCCGGCCGGCTGCAGCAGCTCGGGGAGGGTGACCGCCCGGTCCAGGCGCTCGTTTCCGGCCTGGTGGCTGTAGCGTCCGGTCAGCAGGCTGACCCGCGACGAGTGGCACTTGGCGGTGGAGTAGAAGTTGTTGAAGCGCAGGCCGTTTTCCGCCAAGCGGTCCAGCACCGGGGTCTCGATCTCGGAGCCGTAGCAACCGAGGTCCGAATAGCCGAGATCGTCGGTGAGGATCAGCAGGATGTTGGGCTTTTCCGCGCCGGGCAGCGGCAAAATAGAGGCGAAGAGAAAAGCGGCGGCGATAGTCTTCATAGCGGATTTCTGCATCGGAAGTTAAACTGGCCGAATCTTTTGGTAGGCGCAACAGACTTCTCTGAAAGCGACGCCCGTCAAGAGCGCAGCCGATAGCCGGCTTGTGGCGTGCTCGCTTGTCGAGCGCTTAGCGGTATTAACAATCAATCGACTTCTGAACCCGCAAGAGGGCGTCCGGCAAGCGGACACGCCACAAGCCGGCAGCTTATTTGACCTCGATTCGATAAACCAGGCCGAGTTCGTTTGGCACTTGCTTTGGAATGGAGAGCTTGAGCCCGTCCTCGCTATGCTTCCATTCGATCTTCTCCTGCGAGCCCAGTAGCTCGACGGATTCGACACTGACGTTAGGTGCGTTTTCGGCATCGAATGCCTGGAGCACGAGCTGATCCGCCGGCCATTCCGTGCAGATGGCATAGACGTATTCGTCCTTGGCGGTGTAGTAAATACTTTCGCCTTCGCTGTATTGCAACCAGGGCGAGGCGTCGCGGATGGCTTCTTCATTGACATCCATCCACTTGCCGGCTTCGAGCAGGCGGTCGATCGCGGTTTGCTCGAACGTGCCTTTGGGCGTCGGCCCGACGTTGAGCAGGTAGTTGCCGCCCTTGCTGACGATGTCGGCCAGTCGTGCCACGATCTCGCCCGGCTCGACCCAGTTGTGGTCGTTGGGGTTGTAGCCGTAGCTGGTGTTCATCGAGCCCGGGTTCTCCCACTCGAAGTCGATCGAGTTCTTGAGAATCTTGTTATCGCCGGAAGAGATGTAGTCACAGTGGGGCGGAGGCACGACCTTCGGGAAGGCCGGGCTCCAGATGCGGCTGTTGATCAGGGTTTCCGGGCTGTGCTTGCGGATGGTGTTGGCGAGCCGCTCGATCTGTTCCGGACTCTTCATCTCGATGGCGTCGAACCAGATCAGGTCGATGTCGTATTGGGTGATGAGCTCCTTCACCTGGGGGTAGGCGATTTCCTCGAAGTATTTGTCGAAGTCGGCCTGGGTTGAGTCGGGGAAGTCCCAGAGGTTTGTCTGTTTCTTGTAGCGTTCGCTGCCCTGGCCGGTGGGGCGGTACCAGTCGCGGTCCACCGAGTAGTAGACGCCGAATTGGAGGCCGGCCCGGTGGCAGGCTTCCTCCAGTTCCTTGATAACGTCGCGTTTGAAGGGGGTCGCATCCACGATGTCGTAGTCGGTCACCGCAGAGTCGAACATGGCAAAGCCGTCGTGGTGCTTGGCGGTGATGACGACATAGCGCATGCCGGCGCGCTTCGCGATGTCGACCCACTCCTCGGCGTCAAAGTCCACAGGGTTGAACCGCTCGGCGAGCTGCGCGTATTCCTCGCGCGGGATTTTTTCGCTGAACATGATCCACTCGGAGTAGCCGCGCTTGCGAACCGTGTCGCCCCAAGTGCCCCCCGGGATCGCGTAGAGGCCCCAGTGGATGAATAGGCCGTAGCGGGCCTCCTTGAACCAGCCGATGCGCTCCTGCCGTGCCATTTCAATTTGCTCCGGGCTGAGCTCGGACTCGGGCTGGCTCATGTAGGATCGGGTGGTTTTACAGCCGGAAAGCACCATGAGTAAGAGTAAGAATAGGATGGTTTGCTTCATATATGATGTATGCTTTAAGCGGGATATGGGATAAGCCCTTTGATTAAAAGCTCTTTTCAATGGTGCGAATGTCTTTTCGTTCCCAGTACCAGATTCCGTCTTCCTTCCACAGGACGCGACCCCCGGAGCCTTTGACATGCTTGGCTTCATCTTTTGGGAGATATTGGCGGAGCTCGGCGATGCGCGCCTGCTGTCCGGCTTGGGCGGCTAAATTGTGCCATTCGTTGGGGTCTTCCTTAAGATTATAGAGTTCCTCGGACCCATCGGCGTAACGGATGTAGCGCCAGTCTTTCGAGCGCACACTGTGATTGCCGATGTTGTGGGTTGTAATGGCCGGGCGACGGGGGGTATCCGGGCGGTCGAGTTGCGGTTTCAGCGACAGGCCTTCCAAAGAGGAAACTGCTTCAATCCCGCAAAGCTCCAAGAGAGTCGGGTAGATGTCGAGCAGTTCGGCGGGCTGTTCGACATCCTGGGACTTCGGCAAGTCGGGCCCCGCAATAATGAGCGGAACACGGGTCGACCGCTCCCAAAGCGTATTCTTCCCGGTAATTCCCTTTTCACCCAGATGCCAACCGTGGTCGGAGAAGAGCACCACGATGGTATTGTCCGCATGTGGGGAATTTTCGAGTGCATCCAATACGCGGCCGACCTGCGAATCGACAAAGGAAACAGATGCCAGATAAGCGCGCACCAACGGCAGCCATTGATGGTTTTCCTGCACCCATTTCAGGCGTGGCTCGGGCAAGCGCCAGTTCAGGTACCAGGCAAACTCGGGAACATCGTCGCGGTCATTGAATAAGACCGGTGGCATCTTCAGGGTTTCTTCCGGGTACAGGTCGAACCATTCCCGGGAAGCGAAAAGAGGGACGTGTGGGCGCCCGAATCCGACTCCGAGGAAGAAGGGCTTCTCGTCGCTTTCGGCCTGCTGAATGAAGTCCACCGCCCAGCTGGCGATTTCGTAATCGTTCTGTTGCTCGTCTTTTTCCGGGAAGACGCCCCAGTCGACCAGTTTGTGCGGGAGTTCCTTGACGAATTTTTTCTCAGGAATCGGTCCGAAATTGCAGGGGGGGCCGTATTGTTCAAACTCCGCCGCCCGGTCTTTTCTGTTTGGTGGGTAGGTGTGGAAGATCTTGCCGGTCAGGGCGGTGCGGTAGCCGTTCTTCCGGAAGGCCTGGGGCAGCGAGGTCAGATCTTTCAGCTCGTCGACGGAGCGAAACCAAGGGGACAAGCCGTAGACCCCGGTGGTGGTCGGGCGCAGTCCGGTGACCAATGAAGTCCTGGAGGGATTGCACACCGGCGCCTGGCAGTGCGCATTGCTGAAAAGCGTGCCTTCGGCTGCCAAGCGGTCGATGTTCGGCGTCTGCACCTGCGGGTGTCCATCAAGGCAGCCGACCCAATCGTTCAGATCGTCGATACCGATGAGGATGACGTTTTTCGCCGGTGCGGCCAACAAAGCCGTTTGGCCAAAGAGCAGAGCAAGGAGGACGTGCCGGATACGATGCATTGCTTAATGATTTAAATACTCCGCAAGGGGGATCGCGCCCTCGGGGACATAGCCCTCCCTGTCGCGCTTGCGTTTGATGGGCCAGGCCTTGGAACTGGCTTCTTTCTTGAGGTGACTGGTCCGGTCCAGTGGCCAGACGGGATGCGGTGTGTGTGCGTCTGCGAAAATCGCCTTAGCCTTTTTGACCAGGTCGGGTCGTTGGTCGGCGAGGTTGTTGGTCTCGGCGGCGTCCTTGGCCAGATCGTAGATCTCGATTTCACCCATGGGCTTTGGCATCACCGTTTTCCAGTCGTCCCAACGGGCGGCGCGTACCGCACCTGCGGGCCTACCCTCATGCAGTTCCCAGTAGAAGTAGTCGCGTTCCGGTGCCTCGCCACCTTTGAGAAAAAAGAGCAGTGAGAAGCCATCAGTTTCGTAGCCCTCGGGTGGTTCGACGCCGGTCATCTCGACAAAAGTGGGCATGAGGTCCCAGTAAGCCCAGGGCTCGTCGGTCACACGTCCGGCGGGGACGGTGCCGGGCCACCAGGCGAAGGAGGCCTGGCGCAGCGCGCCCTCATACATGCCCCGCTTGTAGCCGCGCAGCTTGCCGTCCATGGTCTGATTAAAGAGTTTACCAATATCACTTTTGGGGTCGAATGAGGATCCATTGTCGCCACCAAAAACAATCAGCGTGTTTTTCTCCACGCCCAGTGCCTTAAGGGTGTCGACCAGTTCTTTTACATCCGAATCGATGCGGGTGACCATGGCGGCGTAGGCCTTCTGTTTGTCGCTCCACGGCCTGTCGGCGTAGATCCCGTAGTCATCGATTTCAAAACGGCCGTGCGGCAGGGTAATGGCGTAGAATAGGAAGAAGGGATCCTTCCCGTTTTTCTTGAGCCAGCGGATCATATCGCGCTGGATGAGCTCCTGCGCGTAGGTCTCGCCGACATCACGCCCGTTGTTCCCCGGCAGGGCGATGGGCTGATCGTTGCTGTAGAGGTAGGTAGGGAAGTAGGAATGCGCGTGGCGCTGGCAGTTGTAGCCAAAGAAATAGTCCATGCCCTGCTTCTGCGGAGCGCCCTCGGTGTCGAAAAAGCCCATGCCCCACTTGCCGAATGTGGCGGTGTGGTAGCCGGCGTTCCGGGCAATCTCACCGACGGTCACGATCTCTGCGTCAATGGGATATTGACCTTCGGGAACCCATTCGAAGTTCCCGCGCACCGGGCTGTTGCCCGAATGCAGGCCAGTATAGAAGACCGAGCGGCATGGAGCGCAGACAGAGGTGCCGGTGTAGGCCTGATTGAAGAGAGTGCCCTCGTTGGCAAGGCGGTCGAGGGTAGGCGTCTGAATCAGTTCTTGGCCATAGACGCCCATATCGCCCTGAGCGATATCATCGGAGAGGATGAAGATGAAGTTGGGTTTCTCCGCCGCCGAGGCAACTGAGGCGAGAACCAGTAAGAGCGTGTATGCTAATTTCATAGGATCATTCTAGGGATTATAATTTCCTCTGGGGCGAATGTTTTGAGTGATTTCATCATCCAGGGCTTTCATTTGCTGGCGCATCGAATCCACCCGTTTCGGGAATTGCTCCGCGAGGTTTTCAGACTCCCCCATGTCTTCGGCAAGATTGTAGAGTTCGACGCTGGGAGTCTTATCCGGATTCTTCTTCCTTTGCGTCGTCATACGCAGTTTCCAGTTGCCCTGGCGAATGGCATCCAGCTTGCCGCCCCTGCTGTAAAAGAGGAACTCATTACGGGGGGATTGGTCGTCTCCGTGAATCAGCCCACTAATGTCCATGCCGTCGATGGGTCCGCGGGTATTGAGCGGCAGGTCCGCAATGCTGGCGATGCTGGGCAGCAGATCGATGGTGCCGGCAATCTCATTGGTTTCGGTTCCCGCAGGAATGCGACCGGGCCCCCACATAATGGTTGGCACGCGTTGGCCGCCCTCGTAGGTCGTGCCTTTGCCGTCGCGGAGCGGGTCTGCGCTGCCAGCGTGGCTCTTGTAGTTGCCCCATGTCCCGCTCCAAGGACCGTTGTCGCTAGTGAAAATGATGTATGTGTTCTCGCTCAGGCCGAGTTCACGCACGGTATCGAGTAGTCGGCCAGTTTCCGCATCGATGTGCTCGATGACCGCCTTGTAGGCATTCTGCGGGTCCGGGTCGTAGGCGTCCTCGGGCACAAAGAGGGGCACATGGGGCATGCTGTGGGGGAGATAGAGAAAAAAAGGCTTCTCTTGGTTGGCTGTGATGAACTCGATCGCCTTATCTGTGTAGCGGCGGGTGATGGTACGCTGGTTGACCGGCAGCTCGATAATTTCCTCGTCCTGCATGAGCGGGGTCTTCCATGCCCGCCAGGCTTCTTCCTGATTGAGCCAGCTCTTGTTGCGGCGCGGGATGCCCTTTCTCCCCGAATTGTCGGGATGGTTCATGTCGTTGGAGTAGGGGATCCCGTAGTAGGTGTCAAAACCCTGGCTGGTCGGGAGGAAGGGCTCGCGGTGGCCCAGATGCCACTTGCCGATGCAGGCGGTGGCGTAGCCGGCACTCTTAAGCATGTCGGCAATCGTGACCTCGTCGGTGTGCAGACCATGGTTGTTGCCGGGGAAAACAACGCCTTTTGCCATACCGATACGCTTGGGGTAGCACCCCGTAAGTAGAGCAGCGCGCGACGGTGTGCAGACCGAACTGGCGACGTAGAAGGAGGTGAGCCTTCGCCCCTCGCGGGCCATCTGATCGAGATGAGGTGTCTTGATTGTCTCCGAACCAAAGCAACCAAGGTCATTGTAGCCCTGGTCGTCGGTGAAGATAATAATGAAGTTCGGCTTATCGGTCGTCGCTT encodes the following:
- a CDS encoding REP-associated tyrosine transposase; this translates as MRRKDHVGTDRLRKARLSIPNARYFLTICTRERTPVLDTTKSVEAIRTTLRRSHSEKDLTLHCATVMPDHCHLLFTLGNRLTLSQTASKIKRQVREKLKESKLWQSNFHEHRVRPEQELEPFAKYIFLNPYRKQLLSCRQNWPGWIRNKNYRPEFTNHLVQGEFPPAEWVATSINCSQLIEELA
- a CDS encoding alpha/beta hydrolase; this translates as MKFICGALSLFLVSCLLAHADWQPLWPDGAPGSPHPPVVEEKIKPAGAKEYRPREAFKDADGKQSRFTDTSEPAYWYYPADPDKANGAAVVIFPGGGYSILAMGHEGHDYAEWLNARGIAAVVVKYRVSWKDEAGFHYPAPYLDARRAIRLTREKAKEWNIDPDKIGVMGSSAGGHLASMCVTLFDETFDLEGAEQKISCRPDFGILVYPVIGMDQPWGHGGSRRRLLGPENPDDLAEELATYRRVTEKTPPCFLIHAADDKAVPVRNSLAFASACAENGVPAVLQVVSRGGHGFGLSGRGDASDWPELLERWLAMKPWE
- a CDS encoding heparinase II/III domain-containing protein, which produces MKLFRLTSRFPIITLTLLLCGSGLSAYPAEDPLKTLKPTHPRVLIEAHHWPALKAKAETDPLLAQYIAQLLVEADQLLEAPPLERRKQGRRLLSVSREAFRRISIWATARHLADEPRYAERAEAEMRQLIQFSDWNPSHFLDVAEMTAALAIGYDWLYNDLDAAARETIRKGIVRLGLTPAVQAIRNDAWWASRDINWNQVCLGGLTMGALAVADESPEVARKILRAAREGIPNGLSVYAPDGVYPEGPGYWGYGTVYQCLMIDAVRSGLGTSWDMEKTPGFLPSGRAQVQLTGPTGRFFNFSDGREGPSLQAAMFWFARELGEPELLYQQRGLLQSRLSREGSRGPGILPLIWWPDKATDAAPASLPRAWLGEGHTPVAVFRSSWSDPDAFYLACKAGKGSESHAHLDAGSFVLEADGVRWAVDLGHQGYHDLESKGIQLWDNSQNGNRWDVFRLNNRSHNTLTINDQLHRVDGRARFTYIDESTAKIDLSPVFKGQAEKVWRHFEITGHNMTLTDNLQGLEPGAKVRWTMATRADVAIDGAQATLRQDGKRMQVTLDSQSDGRLKVIPADPPDDGFNAANPGTSLLIVDALAPDSGAVTIEVQFKPNDL
- a CDS encoding metallophosphoesterase family protein codes for the protein MRSSRRKFLKDSALLTSSGLLAARWVQAGEAPVGRKLKLRFAIASDLHYGQQGTPYEKMTDDLVDWINLEKQGRGLDLLFLNGDLTNDSSQALLDLRDKHLSKLDLPYYCIKGNHDFVDEQPGSPTESWEAIWGYPSNHCITVNGYTFVMADTSAPHHAGTYLAADRQWLAKQFEQHRDAPAIFALIHIQQRKHGVQGWPRHGVYAEDQVDKAEAVMDLLESTPNLRGVFHGHNHLKTGMWVSGEQRYFFDSHVGGSWGAAKGYRIVEIDEDHRMGTYQVNAEQGGELNRNLLV
- a CDS encoding arylsulfatase codes for the protein MQKSAMKTIAAAFLFASILPLPGAEKPNILLILTDDLGYSDLGCYGSEIETPVLDRLAENGLRFNNFYSTAKCHSSRVSLLTGRYSHQAGNERLDRAVTLPELLQPAGYFTTMTGKWHLKKEPTDFGFQRYWGHLSGATHFFKGDDTFRLNGEKWEVPEKDFYTTVANADWALKFIEEARERQQPWLCYMAFNAPHAPLHALKEDYKKYEGRYAKGWDAVYAARVARQKEMQLFGGDFKAPERPVHLPAWENLSRDIRDWEEKRMTTYAAMIDRVDQEIGRVVADLEANGELDNTLILFFSDNGACPYDRHNIRPDLMPWDPRTRWTDSTGWAWARNAPFRFYKQNQFEGGASTPAIIHWPAGLATEPGTVDDTPAHLIDVLPTLAEIAGAEIPKSWPGRELTPVSGISLKPILDGKAVASRPPIHLLFDKDRGLRDGDWKLVSFRSKAWELYNLAEDRCETENLADKHPDRVTQMAAVWHRMAEKVVLAPEAKRKPVADKDPPHLHPQWSKFLVDPEMKADE
- a CDS encoding PEP-CTERM sorting domain-containing protein; protein product: MKKHYLLTIGLGILTSPLAATLLVEESFEQTPVGNDLDTTSTNGIGLSGSWSNSGGDYIMQSGSLGYGSLATSGNSIITDSTTDSIAHNTISASLTGSPEVWFSFTFQTDSLSTNPKYLFALANDRIGSMFGSSINNSGTGFGIDLKSGTAGTYTGGTNGNVFVSGTDSADISVDTPIFIVGKIRWDVDVEGTATDILELYQPSSSDLSTEGAVVSTASGTFTNADLTTVSLGSRQNAGTIFDELRFGTTYADVAPVPEPSAFALLSGFLGLTWIMLRRRR